The following are from one region of the Odontesthes bonariensis isolate fOdoBon6 chromosome 12, fOdoBon6.hap1, whole genome shotgun sequence genome:
- the LOC142396280 gene encoding gamma-crystallin M3-like isoform X2 — translation MGRIIFYEDRNFQGRHYETSSDCPDMSSYLNKCHSCRVESGCFMVYDRPNFMGNQYFMKRGEYSDYMSMMGMRDCIRSCYMIPMHRGSYRMRIYERESFGGQMHEMMDDCDNIMDRYRMNDCMSCHVMDGHWLMYEQPHYRGRMMYMRPGEYRSFRDMGFGGQRFMSMRRIMDSYY, via the exons atggggcgt ATCATCTTCTACGAGGACAGGAATTTCCAGGGCCGTCACTATGAGACCAGCAGCGACTGCCCCGACATGTCCTCCTACCTGAACAAGTGCCACTCCTGCAGGGTGGAGAGCGGCTGCTTCATGGTCTACGACCGCCCCAACTTCATGGGGAACCAGTACTTCATGAAGAGGGGCGAGTACTCCGACTACATGAGCATGATGGGCATGAGGGACTGCATCAGGTCCTGCTACATGATCCCCATG CACAGAGGATCCTACAGGATGAGGATCTACGAGAGGGAGAGTTTCGGCGGTCAGATGCACGAGATGATGGACGACTGCGACAACATCATGGACCGTTACCGCATGAACGACTGCATGTCCTGCCACGTGATGGACGGCCACTGGCTGATGTACGAGCAGCCCCACTACAGGGGCAGGATGATGTACATGAGGCCCGGCGAGTACAGGAGCTTCAGGGACATGGGCTTCGGCGGCCAGAGGTTCATGAGCATGAGGCGCATCATGGACTCCTACTATTGA
- the LOC142396280 gene encoding gamma-crystallin M3-like isoform X1 gives MGKIIFYEDRNFQGRHYETSSDCPDMSSYLNKCHSCRVESGCFMVYDRPNFMGNQYFMKRGEYSDYMSMMGMRDCIRSCYMIPMHRGSYRMRIYERESFGGQMHEMMDDCDNIMDRYRMNDCMSCHVMDGHWLMYEQPHYRGRMMYMRPGEYRSFRDMGFGGQRFMSMRRIMDSYY, from the exons ATGGGCAAG ATCATCTTCTACGAGGACAGGAATTTCCAGGGCCGTCACTATGAGACCAGCAGCGACTGCCCCGACATGTCCTCCTACCTGAACAAGTGCCACTCCTGCAGGGTGGAGAGCGGCTGCTTCATGGTCTACGACCGCCCCAACTTCATGGGGAACCAGTACTTCATGAAGAGGGGCGAGTACTCCGACTACATGAGCATGATGGGCATGAGGGACTGCATCAGGTCCTGCTACATGATCCCCATG CACAGAGGATCCTACAGGATGAGGATCTACGAGAGGGAGAGTTTCGGCGGTCAGATGCACGAGATGATGGACGACTGCGACAACATCATGGACCGTTACCGCATGAACGACTGCATGTCCTGCCACGTGATGGACGGCCACTGGCTGATGTACGAGCAGCCCCACTACAGGGGCAGGATGATGTACATGAGGCCCGGCGAGTACAGGAGCTTCAGGGACATGGGCTTCGGCGGCCAGAGGTTCATGAGCATGAGGCGCATCATGGACTCCTACTATTGA